One window of Sphingomonas sp. KC8 genomic DNA carries:
- a CDS encoding acyl-CoA carboxylase subunit beta, with translation MRRIVSRVDKASPVYQANRTHNLKLAADLHDKQHVARHVRPQRDLDRLARQGKLFLRDRLDALLDPGTPFLELSTLAANMAYDGDVPGAGQLSGIGIVSGREVIIHADDASVKGGAWYPLSVKKIVRTLDIAIENRLPVVHLCDSAGGFLPLQAQFFADRYHAGRIFRNQSILSKMGVPQVSVVMGHCTAGGAYIPALSDYNVIVRGTGAIFLGGPPLVKAATGEEVTVEELGGADMHTSVSGTADYPASSERHAIAVTREIVGRFTRAEKTRIDRAEPEDPFYDPEELHGILPQDSRTSFDMREVIARIVDGSRFHEYQPNYGDTLICGYARIWGYQVGILANNGVLFNDSALKGAHFIQLCDKNRTPLLFLQNITGFMVGREYERRGISKDGAKMIMAVSGASVPKFTVNCNGAFGAGVYGMSGRAFDSRFMFTWPQGQTSVMGAEQAANVLTDIKVRQLAHHGETLSPEQIDAIRDPVIDGYKREQSAYYATSEIWDDGLIDPVDTRNALGIAISAALNAPIEEPHYGVFRL, from the coding sequence ATGCGGCGGATCGTTTCACGGGTCGACAAGGCCAGCCCGGTCTATCAGGCCAATCGCACGCATAATCTGAAGCTGGCGGCGGACCTGCACGACAAGCAGCATGTTGCGCGCCATGTGCGGCCGCAGCGCGATCTGGATCGGCTGGCGCGGCAGGGCAAGCTGTTCCTGCGCGATCGGCTGGATGCGCTGCTCGACCCCGGCACGCCCTTCCTCGAACTGTCCACGCTGGCGGCCAACATGGCCTATGACGGCGACGTGCCGGGCGCGGGGCAGCTATCGGGAATCGGCATCGTATCGGGCCGCGAAGTCATCATCCACGCCGACGACGCATCGGTGAAGGGAGGTGCCTGGTATCCGCTGTCAGTAAAGAAGATCGTCCGCACATTGGACATCGCGATCGAAAACCGCCTGCCCGTCGTCCACCTGTGCGATTCCGCAGGCGGGTTCCTGCCGTTGCAGGCGCAGTTCTTCGCCGATCGCTACCATGCCGGGCGCATCTTCCGGAACCAATCGATCCTGTCGAAAATGGGCGTGCCGCAGGTTTCGGTGGTGATGGGCCATTGCACCGCGGGCGGCGCGTACATCCCGGCCTTGTCCGATTATAACGTCATCGTGCGCGGCACCGGCGCGATATTCCTGGGCGGGCCGCCGCTGGTGAAGGCCGCGACCGGCGAGGAAGTGACCGTCGAGGAGCTGGGCGGGGCCGACATGCACACCAGCGTTTCGGGAACGGCGGACTATCCCGCATCGTCCGAACGCCACGCCATCGCCGTCACCCGCGAAATCGTCGGCCGCTTCACCCGCGCCGAAAAAACGCGGATCGACCGGGCCGAACCCGAAGACCCGTTTTACGACCCCGAAGAACTGCACGGCATCCTGCCGCAGGACAGCCGCACCAGCTTCGACATGCGCGAAGTGATCGCGCGCATCGTCGACGGCAGCCGTTTCCACGAATATCAGCCGAATTATGGCGACACCCTGATCTGCGGATACGCCCGGATCTGGGGCTATCAGGTCGGCATCCTCGCCAATAACGGCGTGCTGTTCAACGACAGCGCCCTGAAAGGCGCGCACTTCATCCAGCTGTGCGACAAGAACCGCACGCCGTTGCTGTTCCTCCAGAACATCACCGGTTTCATGGTCGGCCGCGAATATGAACGGCGGGGGATTTCCAAGGACGGCGCCAAGATGATCATGGCGGTATCGGGCGCATCGGTTCCCAAATTCACGGTCAACTGCAACGGCGCGTTCGGCGCCGGCGTCTACGGCATGTCCGGCCGCGCGTTCGACAGCCGGTTCATGTTCACCTGGCCACAGGGGCAGACATCGGTGATGGGCGCCGAACAGGCGGCCAACGTGCTGACCGACATCAAAGTGCGCCAGCTCGCCCATCATGGCGAAACGCTCAGCCCCGAACAGATCGACGCCATCCGCGACCCGGTGATCGACGGCTATAAGCGTGAACAAAGTGCATATTATGCCACGTCCGAAATTTGGGACGACGGCCTGATCGACCCGGTGGACACGCGCAACGCACTTGGGATAGCCATCAGCGCCGCGCTGAACGCGCCGATCGAGGAGCCGCATTACGGCGTCTTCCGATTGTAA
- a CDS encoding acetyl-CoA carboxylase biotin carboxyl carrier protein subunit: MPGFFLIDGIAHPAALTPGASGNADGATIAVDGDRIWIHLDGVARELVWQDAITHYEEEAGGSAGDHARAPMPGSVILVPVAAGDSVAAGDIMMVIESMKLETAIKAPRDGVVEMIHFAVGHTFERDATLVSLKADAA; the protein is encoded by the coding sequence ATGCCCGGCTTTTTCCTGATCGATGGCATCGCCCACCCGGCGGCGCTCACCCCTGGCGCCAGCGGGAACGCCGATGGCGCGACGATCGCGGTCGATGGCGATCGCATCTGGATCCACCTCGACGGCGTGGCGCGCGAACTCGTCTGGCAGGACGCGATCACCCATTATGAAGAAGAAGCCGGTGGCAGCGCCGGCGATCATGCCCGCGCGCCCATGCCGGGATCGGTGATCCTGGTGCCCGTCGCCGCCGGCGACAGCGTGGCCGCCGGCGATATCATGATGGTGATCGAAAGCATGAAACTGGAAACCGCGATCAAGGCGCCGCGCGACGGGGTGGTGGAGATGATCCACTTTGCCGTGGGCCACACCTTCGAACGCGATGCGACGCTCGTCAGCCTGAAGGCGGACGCGGCATGA
- a CDS encoding acetyl-CoA carboxylase biotin carboxylase subunit: protein MTAFPFDSVMVANRGEIAARVLRTVKALGLRALLVAHRIDEGAPALMLADDVRWIDGPTPVAAFLDSQQIIAAAKDMGVGAIHPGYGFLSENADFARAVADAGMIFVGPTPAAIELMGDKVRARNFVAERGFPVAPSAIEDDDPATFVARARAVGAPLLIKPSAGGGGKGMRIVRDLATLDDEIVRARSEGQRYFGDGRLFVERYVERPRHIEVQVLGDAQGHVVHLFERECSLQRRFQKIVEEAPSPVLDDAERARICDAAAGIARAAGYVNAGTVEFIYGRGEFYFLEMNTRLQVEHPVTEAITGLDLVEQQLRIAAGLPLDFAQADVARTGHAIELRICAEDAGRDFAPTTGPVLKLTPPQGARFDVGVSEGGRVSAAFDPMIGKLIVHGTNRADALAKADAALGDLVLLGLKTNIAYLRRLIADPQVAAGDIHTGLIGEKVDIMPDPAPDDALLARLITLAAHHVPELVREAAEVPALHAAMGSWRN, encoded by the coding sequence ATGACGGCCTTTCCATTCGATTCGGTAATGGTCGCCAATCGGGGCGAGATCGCCGCGCGCGTGCTACGCACGGTGAAAGCGTTGGGCCTGCGCGCATTACTGGTCGCGCACCGCATCGACGAAGGCGCGCCTGCGCTGATGCTGGCCGATGATGTGCGCTGGATCGACGGGCCGACGCCGGTGGCCGCATTCCTCGACAGCCAACAGATCATCGCGGCGGCCAAGGATATGGGCGTGGGCGCGATTCATCCGGGCTATGGCTTCCTTTCGGAAAATGCCGATTTCGCCCGGGCGGTGGCCGATGCCGGCATGATCTTCGTCGGGCCGACGCCAGCCGCGATCGAGCTGATGGGCGACAAGGTGCGGGCGCGCAATTTCGTGGCCGAGCGCGGCTTTCCGGTAGCCCCATCGGCGATCGAGGATGATGATCCCGCGACGTTCGTGGCGCGCGCCCGCGCGGTGGGCGCGCCACTGCTCATCAAGCCGTCTGCCGGCGGCGGCGGCAAGGGGATGCGGATCGTGCGCGATCTTGCGACGCTCGACGACGAAATCGTTCGCGCGCGCAGCGAAGGGCAGCGCTATTTCGGCGACGGGCGATTGTTCGTCGAACGCTATGTCGAACGGCCCCGCCATATCGAAGTACAGGTGCTGGGCGACGCGCAGGGCCATGTCGTCCATCTGTTCGAACGCGAATGTTCGCTGCAACGGCGGTTCCAGAAGATCGTCGAGGAAGCGCCCTCCCCCGTGCTCGACGATGCCGAACGCGCGCGGATTTGCGACGCGGCGGCCGGCATCGCGCGCGCTGCGGGCTATGTGAACGCCGGGACGGTGGAGTTCATCTATGGGCGCGGGGAATTTTATTTCCTCGAAATGAACACCCGCCTGCAGGTGGAACATCCGGTGACGGAAGCGATCACCGGGCTGGATCTGGTCGAACAGCAATTGCGGATCGCCGCCGGCCTGCCGCTGGATTTCGCGCAAGCCGATGTTGCGCGCACCGGCCATGCGATAGAATTGCGCATCTGTGCCGAGGATGCCGGTCGCGATTTCGCGCCGACGACGGGGCCGGTGCTGAAACTGACCCCGCCGCAAGGCGCGCGGTTCGACGTGGGCGTCAGCGAGGGGGGGCGCGTGTCTGCGGCCTTCGATCCGATGATCGGCAAGCTAATCGTCCATGGCACAAACCGGGCCGATGCACTGGCCAAAGCGGATGCGGCGCTGGGCGATCTCGTGCTGCTCGGCCTTAAAACCAACATCGCCTATCTGCGCCGGCTGATCGCCGATCCGCAGGTAGCAGCCGGTGACATCCATACCGGGCTGATCGGCGAGAAAGTGGACATCATGCCCGATCCTGCGCCCGACGATGCCCTGCTCGCCCGGCTGATCACGCTGGCGGCCCACCATGTGCCCGAACTGGTGCGCGAGGCCGCCGAAGTGCCGGCGCTGCACGCCGCCATGGGCAGCTGGAGGAACTGA
- a CDS encoding acyl-CoA dehydrogenase family protein, whose translation MSLGNASSAFALSAEQQEILDTADGFARDTFWPLQQKMDDEEWWPPEAMPVLGRIGFLGVTAPQRFGGADSDFFTAGLITQGLARWNHSLALSYVAHENLCLNNIARNASETLKARYLPSLCDGSAIGALGLTEPGAGSDAIGSMATTARRDGDKYILNGRKLYITNGPVADVLLVYAKTDKDRGSKGVSAFIIEKGFKGFKVAQKLDKMGFRGSTTAELVFDDCEVPAENLVGDENRGVGIVMSGLDLERAVVAMINVGMAERALDLALDYAKTRQQFGKPIAEFQMVQAKLAEMYVGVETMKAICYRTLAECNAVGEGAGGRGEIHKLTAAAILYAAETCTKVISDSVQIHGGVGYMREAEVNRLYRASKLLEIGAGTSEIRKMIIAGELLR comes from the coding sequence TTGAGCCTTGGCAACGCATCCAGCGCCTTCGCTTTGAGCGCGGAACAGCAGGAAATCCTCGATACGGCGGACGGATTTGCCCGCGATACCTTCTGGCCGCTCCAACAGAAGATGGATGATGAAGAATGGTGGCCGCCCGAAGCCATGCCTGTTCTGGGCCGGATCGGCTTCCTCGGCGTCACCGCCCCCCAGCGATTCGGCGGGGCGGACAGCGATTTCTTCACCGCCGGGCTGATCACGCAAGGGTTGGCGCGGTGGAACCATTCACTGGCGCTCAGCTATGTCGCGCACGAAAATCTCTGCCTCAACAACATCGCCCGCAACGCGTCTGAAACATTGAAGGCCCGTTACCTGCCTTCCTTGTGCGATGGTTCCGCGATCGGCGCGCTGGGATTGACCGAGCCGGGCGCCGGGTCCGATGCGATCGGGTCGATGGCGACGACCGCGCGGCGCGACGGCGACAAATATATCCTCAATGGGCGCAAGCTCTACATCACCAACGGCCCGGTTGCCGATGTCCTTTTGGTCTATGCCAAGACGGACAAGGATCGCGGCAGCAAGGGCGTGTCCGCGTTCATCATCGAAAAGGGGTTCAAGGGGTTCAAGGTCGCCCAGAAACTCGACAAGATGGGCTTTCGCGGGTCGACGACGGCGGAACTGGTGTTCGACGATTGCGAAGTGCCGGCCGAAAATCTGGTGGGCGATGAAAATCGCGGCGTGGGCATCGTCATGAGCGGGCTTGATCTGGAACGCGCGGTGGTTGCGATGATCAATGTCGGCATGGCCGAACGCGCGCTCGATCTCGCGCTCGATTATGCCAAGACGCGGCAACAGTTCGGCAAGCCGATCGCCGAATTTCAGATGGTGCAGGCCAAACTCGCCGAAATGTATGTCGGCGTCGAAACGATGAAGGCGATCTGTTACCGCACCCTGGCCGAATGCAATGCAGTCGGCGAAGGGGCGGGTGGGCGCGGCGAAATCCACAAGCTCACCGCCGCCGCCATCCTCTACGCCGCTGAAACCTGCACGAAGGTGATTTCGGATTCGGTCCAGATCCATGGTGGTGTCGGCTATATGCGCGAAGCCGAGGTCAACCGCCTCTACCGGGCGTCAAAACTGCTCGAAATCGGCGCCGGCACTAGTGAAATTCGCAAGATGATTATTGCCGGCGAATTACTGCGTTAG
- a CDS encoding AMP-binding protein, protein MGISAAVARAAQVRPRHPATICGDRTRSWDEVASRVARIAGGLAAMGLGQGDRIAILGLNNDRYFELFLAGPHAGGVVVPLNSRWSQAELADGLDDCEPVILAADDAFLPLARLLATGRPGLHLLAIGEDHPADIAHHDDLVAHAAIADAGRTGDDLFGIFYTGGTTGRSKGVMLSHRNVLRGANIAHCEGYYRDDAVYLVAAPFFHASGNWPMIAITASAGTAVILPGFDAATALAAIARHRCTESLLVPTMVQMLIEHPDFTATDLSSFRTIVYGASPITEALLDRALAALPDTRFIQAYGMTELSPQCVALPHECLSGDYRARGVHRAGGRACYGVEMRIVDEDDKEVPRGQVGEICARGESVMLGYWRRPDETAAALKGGWMHTGDGGRMDAEGFVYVVDRVKDMIVSGGENVYSIEVESALSTHPAVRSCVVIGVPHERWIEQVHAIVILHDGAAAVEADLIDHVRQRLAGFKVPRSVEFRTEPFPLSPANKILKREIRAPYWAGRASSIC, encoded by the coding sequence GTGGGGATAAGCGCGGCAGTGGCACGGGCGGCGCAGGTCCGCCCCCGGCACCCGGCGACGATCTGTGGCGATCGGACGCGAAGTTGGGATGAGGTGGCGTCGCGCGTTGCGCGGATTGCCGGGGGGCTGGCGGCCATGGGGCTGGGGCAGGGCGATCGCATCGCGATCCTCGGCCTCAACAATGATCGCTATTTCGAACTGTTCCTTGCCGGGCCGCACGCCGGCGGGGTGGTGGTGCCACTCAACAGCCGGTGGAGCCAGGCGGAACTGGCCGATGGGCTGGACGATTGCGAACCCGTCATTCTCGCCGCCGACGATGCCTTTCTGCCGCTTGCCCGCCTTCTGGCAACGGGCCGGCCGGGTTTGCACCTGCTGGCCATTGGCGAGGATCATCCGGCGGATATTGCCCATCATGACGATCTTGTCGCCCATGCTGCTATTGCGGATGCCGGCCGCACCGGTGATGATCTGTTCGGCATCTTCTACACAGGTGGCACCACCGGCCGGTCCAAGGGGGTGATGCTCAGCCACCGCAACGTGTTGCGCGGTGCGAACATCGCCCATTGCGAGGGCTATTATCGCGACGATGCCGTCTATTTGGTCGCGGCCCCCTTCTTCCACGCATCGGGCAATTGGCCGATGATCGCGATCACCGCGAGTGCGGGCACCGCCGTGATCCTGCCCGGTTTCGATGCGGCCACCGCGCTGGCCGCGATCGCGCGCCATCGCTGCACCGAATCGTTGCTGGTGCCGACGATGGTCCAGATGCTGATCGAACATCCCGACTTTACGGCCACCGATCTGTCCAGCTTTCGCACCATCGTCTATGGCGCAAGCCCGATCACCGAAGCGCTGCTCGATCGGGCGTTGGCGGCCTTGCCCGATACCCGGTTCATTCAGGCCTATGGCATGACCGAATTGTCGCCCCAATGCGTGGCGCTGCCGCACGAATGCCTGTCGGGTGATTATCGTGCGCGGGGCGTCCACCGTGCGGGTGGCCGGGCCTGCTACGGCGTCGAAATGCGGATCGTCGACGAGGACGACAAAGAGGTGCCACGCGGGCAGGTGGGTGAAATCTGCGCGCGCGGCGAAAGCGTCATGCTCGGTTACTGGCGGCGTCCGGACGAAACCGCCGCCGCGTTAAAGGGCGGCTGGATGCACACCGGCGATGGCGGCCGGATGGATGCCGAAGGTTTCGTCTATGTCGTCGATCGGGTGAAGGACATGATCGTGTCCGGCGGCGAAAATGTCTATTCGATCGAAGTGGAAAGCGCGCTCTCCACCCATCCGGCGGTGCGGTCCTGCGTCGTCATCGGCGTTCCTCACGAACGCTGGATCGAACAGGTCCATGCCATTGTCATCCTCCATGATGGCGCAGCAGCCGTCGAGGCCGATCTGATCGATCATGTCCGCCAGCGCCTCGCCGGGTTCAAGGTACCTCGCAGTGTCGAGTTCCGCACCGAACCTTTCCCGCTGTCGCCGGCCAACAAGATCCTCAAGCGTGAAATCCGCGCACCCTATTGGGCGGGGCGGGCAAGCAGCATCTGCTGA